The Planctomycetia bacterium genome has a window encoding:
- a CDS encoding HAMP domain-containing sensor histidine kinase has protein sequence MSTIYAQNGNATHSQQPTDAHVNDAQHRTHKILAVLGHEMRNPLSALSNALQLWPNAIHDPALMEELHGIILRQVQQLTSLSDDLLDVVRITEGKFELHLKQVDLQELIGHACEEVRPFVDRCGHTLQVDMPQKPTVLYGDSSRLLQVFSNLIQNAAKFTDQGGLLNVTVGSHGNAAIVRVRDNGRGLEARVLETIFEPFAQIDIANGATNCGLGLGLPLVKTIVERHGGDVSAHSAGLGLGSEFTVRLPLFNRNARVDSFP, from the coding sequence ATGTCCACAATCTATGCTCAAAATGGGAACGCGACGCATTCGCAACAGCCAACGGACGCGCACGTCAACGACGCCCAACATCGCACTCACAAGATTCTGGCCGTGCTAGGTCACGAAATGCGCAATCCGCTCAGCGCTTTGAGCAACGCGCTGCAACTCTGGCCCAACGCCATCCATGATCCGGCCCTGATGGAGGAGCTTCACGGCATCATCCTGAGACAGGTCCAGCAGTTGACTAGCCTGAGCGACGACCTGCTCGACGTAGTGCGGATCACCGAAGGCAAATTCGAACTTCACCTCAAGCAAGTCGATCTCCAGGAATTGATTGGCCACGCTTGTGAAGAAGTTCGCCCCTTTGTCGATCGCTGCGGTCATACCCTGCAGGTTGACATGCCCCAGAAGCCAACGGTGCTGTACGGCGATTCGTCGCGACTGCTGCAAGTGTTTTCGAATCTCATTCAGAATGCCGCTAAATTCACCGATCAGGGAGGGCTGTTGAACGTAACGGTGGGATCACACGGGAATGCTGCCATTGTGCGGGTGCGTGACAACGGACGAGGGCTGGAAGCCCGAGTCCTGGAAACAATCTTCGAACCCTTCGCGCAGATCGATATTGCCAATGGCGCGACCAACTGCGGGCTGGGGCTTGGCCTCCCGCTGGTCAAGACGATCGTAGAACGCCACGGCGGAGACGTTTCGGCCCATAGCGCAGGACTTGGCCTTGGGAGCGAGTTCACCGTGCGGCTGCCGCTGTTCAATCGCAATGCGCGAGTCGACTCATTTCCGTAG